Below is a genomic region from Desulfurella amilsii.
AAGCTTCATCTAAGCGCCCTAAAAAACTCAAGCTTAGGCATAGGCTTATAAAAGAGGTAACCCTGGAAGTAGTCGCAGTCTAGTGTTTTTAGTATCTCAAACTGTTCTTTGGCTTCTACCCCTTCTGCTATAGTTTTGATGTTTAGCGAGTGGGCTAAATAGATAATGGCAGCTACTAGGTTTTTTGTCTTTGGGTCTGTTTGTATTTTTCTTACAAAAGAGATGTCTATTTTTAAAAAGCTTACATCCAACTCTGATAGGTAGTTTAAAGACGAGTAGTGTGTGCCAAAGTCGTCTATGGAAAAGTGCACACCAAGTTCTCTTAGCTCTTCTATGAGGTTTTTCATGTATGCAAAGTCTTTAAAGAAAACGCGCTCTACAATTTCTATCTTTAAAGAATTAGGTTTTAGGTTGTAATAGTTTAGCAAAGACGACAAACTCTGAACTAAATCTTTTTGATTTAGGCTCAAAGCGGAGAGGTTTATGGAGATGGGTATGTCTTTGTGATGTTTTTCAAGTTCTTTTAAGTCTTTTAGCACACTGTCTGTGAGCTGGTTTTCTGCGTCTATAATCAGGTTTGTTTCTTCAAGGTAGTTTATAAACTCTGCAGGGGATACTATTGTATTATCCTTTTTCCAGCGCATCAGGGCTTCTGCACCTACGATTTGTTTGTTTTTATCCACATAGGGCTGATAGAATGGTATGAATTTTTTGTTTAATATGGCACGCTCTAAGTCGGCTTTTAGCTTTAGCTTCTTAAAAGCTTTTTCTTCTATGTCTTTTCTAAAAAAGCCAATCTGGTTTTCTCCATTTTCTTTTGCATCCTGGAGGGCTATGTTTGCTTTATCTATGAGTTCATTGACAGTTGCTGCATCTTTTGGGGTTAGGCTTAAGCCTATATTAAAAGAAATAGATATGCTTTGATTAAATAGAGTGTACGGCTTTGAAAGCTCGCTTAACACCTGTGAGACAATTACCAGAAGGTCTTCTTCTGTTTTTAAGTCTTTAATTATCAAACCAAACCTATCTGATTCTAGCTTTGCAATGACATCGTAAGAGTAGAGTATATTTCTTAGCCTTTCTCCAATCATTCTTAAGACTTCGTTTGCCTTCTCAAAGCCAAATGCCTGATTTATGGAAGAAAACGAGATAGGGTTTATTACAGCAACAGCTCCTATTGTGTTTTTTGACAAGGCTCTTTTTAAAAAGCGATCAACCATACTCTGAAATGAGCGGTAGTTTGGAAGGTTTGTTACGGGGTCTGTGTAGAGGATCTTTTCTAGTTGTTCTATTGTGTTTTTTTCGTCTATTAGCTTTCCTATACTTATATAGTTTGTTATTTTGCCATCTTGTTTGAATGGGACTATATTAACATAAAAGTCTAAGATTTTGCCTGATTTTGTTTGAAACTTCATAAAGTTAGAGTAAACTGCACCGTTTTTTAGCGTTTTGTAAAAGTTTTTTGCAAATTCTTTTGTGTGGGTTTTGGAAGAAAATATTGAGTGGTGGGCACCAAGAAGTTCTTCTTTTGTGTAGTCTGATATAGACAAAGCCTTATCGTTTGCATAGATAATATTGAAATTCTCATCCGTTATTATTACAAACTCAAAGCCAGAGTCTATGGCAAGCTGTGTCATTTGCAAAAACTTTTGCTTTTCAAACCTATCTAAGGCAAAGGATAAGCCCAGCTGTATTTCTTCTAAGAGATGAAGGTAGTCTGAGTGAAATGAGTTTGGCGTTGTGTCGTTTAGGTATAGAATGTATTTTACTTGATTGTTTTGCATTATAGGTATAGAGCAAACAGAGTGGATATTAAAGTAGCTGTAGTAATCCTGCCAGTAAGACATGTGGGCTTTTTGCAATACATCTTCGATGATAGAGATCTTTTTTGCATGGTATGCTTGCGAGGCAGAGCCTGCCCCATGCGGTGTAGATGTATCAACTCCAATTGTTAGATTTTTTAGGGCTTTTTGGAGCTCTTTTGTATTTGCCCTTGTATATTTTTGAATAAATAGCTTTGAAGTCTCATCTATATAGCCCACAGCGCAAGAGGTATAGCCTACTTTGTCAACCAATATATCGCAAATCTCTCTTAGGAGATCTTCTTTGTTTTCTATTCTTACAATAAGCTGGTTTATCTGACTTAGGGCAAAAAAGAGTTTTTGGTAGGAAACCTCTTTTGTTCTATCAGATACAAGGACAATGCCTGAGGATTTTTTGTTGTACTCTATGGTGTATGCAAAAACAGAAACTGGTATGTCAGCTTTGGTTTTGGATAAAAACCAGTGGGTTTTTAGTTCTATAGGGAATACTTCACCTTGAGTGCGTCTTTTTATGATATTTTTGATGTTTTCTAGACTGTTTAACTCACTCATCCCCCCCCCCCCCGAGTATTTTGGGGAGATGAATTCCAGTATGCTTTTGCCTAAGATTTCATCTTTATCACTATAGCCTAAAATCTCTGCAAAGCGCTTGTTTAAAAATACTATTTTACCTTCTTCTTGAAAGACAAAAACACCAAATACGCTGGAGTCTTTTAGGGCATCAAAAAATCCACTTAAGTGCATTAAATACTGCTCCATGTAAAAAAAAACTAAAAAAAATACAAAATACAACTAAATATTGTCCATTAAGTAACTTAGTTGAAAATATATATTAATTTTAGCCTTAAGTCAAGTTATTATTGTAATTGTAGCATTTGCAGGCGCAAAAAAGATGAGATTGGTTTTTAAGCACGAAATAACTTTTATATTAGTCAAACCAGCAAACAAGAAATTAAAAATTTTTGATTTAACAAAAGAGTATATTTTAAAAATTAATTCAATTTTTGGGGCTGGTGCTTTAAAATAACACCAGCCAAT
It encodes:
- a CDS encoding EAL domain-containing protein, producing the protein MEQYLMHLSGFFDALKDSSVFGVFVFQEEGKIVFLNKRFAEILGYSDKDEILGKSILEFISPKYSGGGGMSELNSLENIKNIIKRRTQGEVFPIELKTHWFLSKTKADIPVSVFAYTIEYNKKSSGIVLVSDRTKEVSYQKLFFALSQINQLIVRIENKEDLLREICDILVDKVGYTSCAVGYIDETSKLFIQKYTRANTKELQKALKNLTIGVDTSTPHGAGSASQAYHAKKISIIEDVLQKAHMSYWQDYYSYFNIHSVCSIPIMQNNQVKYILYLNDTTPNSFHSDYLHLLEEIQLGLSFALDRFEKQKFLQMTQLAIDSGFEFVIITDENFNIIYANDKALSISDYTKEELLGAHHSIFSSKTHTKEFAKNFYKTLKNGAVYSNFMKFQTKSGKILDFYVNIVPFKQDGKITNYISIGKLIDEKNTIEQLEKILYTDPVTNLPNYRSFQSMVDRFLKRALSKNTIGAVAVINPISFSSINQAFGFEKANEVLRMIGERLRNILYSYDVIAKLESDRFGLIIKDLKTEEDLLVIVSQVLSELSKPYTLFNQSISISFNIGLSLTPKDAATVNELIDKANIALQDAKENGENQIGFFRKDIEEKAFKKLKLKADLERAILNKKFIPFYQPYVDKNKQIVGAEALMRWKKDNTIVSPAEFINYLEETNLIIDAENQLTDSVLKDLKELEKHHKDIPISINLSALSLNQKDLVQSLSSLLNYYNLKPNSLKIEIVERVFFKDFAYMKNLIEELRELGVHFSIDDFGTHYSSLNYLSELDVSFLKIDISFVRKIQTDPKTKNLVAAIIYLAHSLNIKTIAEGVEAKEQFEILKTLDCDYFQGYLFYKPMPKLEFFRALR